Proteins encoded together in one Argiope bruennichi chromosome 1, qqArgBrue1.1, whole genome shotgun sequence window:
- the LOC129974919 gene encoding uncharacterized protein LOC129974919 has protein sequence MEALKLKRKTVRSAFTRLFNHLDESAKTEVNIADDLDCLATFQLLGEKNNELLQLNEDILNRLLMSEEINEDDIEKESRSADEYSLNFKRMSLLVDRKTNPAVNADTSSSVGGEKRKFKLPHLELKKFGGEIKDWLPFWGQFRKIDEDNDIDETDKFQYLVQATIPNSRARELVESFPPTSGNYCKAIDCLKSRFGRDDLLVEYYVRELLKLTLAFNLKEKHVELSTVYDRLETQLRSLETLGVTTAKYAAMLFPLVESCLSEEVLRAWRRNDRGLDRKDDTKESRLESLMKFLKNEVENEDRIALAMEGFSLKENSKNIKIKRDLPTAAGLFSGNQKSVLKCAFCDKNNHESKECHVARNLDLSEKMNRLKKRGCCFRCLSNGHVSKLCRVQVNCGICGQRHHAVMCPDRKTVESSNSQEATESSINFGQFNTLTNPTCSTSVFLQTLVVVLRGETQDFAVRALIDTGSQKSYITKEAAKKMKYPALKETTLIHTLFGGMQNPQKHSEYKIFVSDFNKNYHCTFNAFDQEKICAEICQIPTGFWSKELEDNGIHLTDQECLPSCSSSTIHLLIGADIAGKLMTGKILNLTCGLTATETLLGWTLMGRAPSNLDSINMTVTNLLIKDCNISDLCKLEAIGITDPTESKKKTEMHQDIEKAFLQIGIRERYKDYLRFLWKTKDKGMKIYRHRRVVFGVTCSPSLLAATLNCHLELKMKKKRQYNSNMLNILSYQNRTKRLCQI, from the coding sequence atggaagcTTTAAAGCTTAAACGAAAAACAGTTAGATCTGCATTTACTAGATTGTTTAATCATTTAGATGAGTCAGCGAAAACGGAAGTAAACATTGCAGATGATTTAGATTGTTTGGCAACTTTCCAGCTGCTTGGcgagaaaaataatgaacttttgcaattaaatgaagatattttgaatCGTTTGTTGATGtctgaagaaataaatgaagaCGATATTGAAAAGGAATCTCGTTCAGCAGATGAGTATtcactcaattttaaaagaatgagttTATTAGTGGATCGAAAAACTAATCCCGCTGTTAACGCTGATACATCATCTTCAGTTGGCGGTGAAAAGCGGAAATTCAAGCTGCCTCATTTGGAACTGAAGAAATTTGGCGGGGAAATTAAAGATTGGCTGCCATTTTGGGGACAATTCAGAAAAATTGATGAAGACAACGATATTGATGAAACCGACAAGTTTCAATATTTAGTCCAAGCAACTATCCCGAATTCCAGAGCGAGGGAATTAGTTGAAAGTTTTCCCCCTACCTCCGGAAATTATTGCAAGGCGATTGATTGTCTGAAATCTAGATTCGGCAGAGATGATTTATTGGTTGAATATTACGTTAGAGAATTGTTAAAATTGACACTCGCATTTAATCTTAAAGAGAAACATGTTGAATTATCAACTGTTTATGATAGACTTGAAACCCAGCTGAGATCATTAGAAACTCTTGGCGTTACTACAGCAAAGTATGCGGCCATGTTGTTTCCCTTGGTTGAGTCTTGTTTAAGTGAAGAAGTTTTAAGAGCCTGGCGGAGAAATGATAGAGGATTGGATAGAAAAGATGACACAAAAGAATCTCGATTggaaagtttgatgaaatttttgaagaacgaAGTTGAAAATGAGGACAGGATAGCTCTTGCTATGGAAGGcttctctttgaaagaaaatagcaaaaatataaagattaaaagagaCTTGCCGACAGCTGCGGGACTTTTTTCAGGAAaccaaaaatctgttttgaagTGTGCATTTTGTGACAAGAACAATCATGAATCCAAAGAATGTCATGTTGCTCGAAATTTGGATTTAAGTGAGAAAATGAACCGATTGAAGAAAAGAGGTTGCTGTTTCAGATGTCTAAGTAACGGTCACGTGTCAAAGCTATGCAGGGTCCAAGTGAATTGTGGAATTTGTGGTCAAAGACATCATGCTGTGATGTGCCCTGATAGAAAGACCGTTGAGTCTTCTAACTCTCAAGAAGCAACGGAAAGTTCAATCAATTTTGGACAGTTCAATACATTGACCAATCCCACATGTTCTACAAGTGTGTTTCTACAAACCCTGGTCGTGGTTCTTCGAGGAGAAACACAGGATTTTGCTGTGAGGGCCCTCATAGACACTGGAAGCCAGAAATCTTATATTACGAAAGAAGCTGCTAAGAAAATGAAGTATCCTGCATTAAAAGAAACAACTCTTATTCATACTTTGTTTGGAGGGATGCAAAATCCTCAGAAACATTCAGAATACAAGATTTTTGTAagtgattttaacaaaaattatcattgcaCTTTTAACGCATTTGACCAAGAGAAAATCTGTGCCGAAATTTGTCAGATACCAACCGGATTTTGGTCAAAGGAACTAGAGGATAATGGAATCCATCTAACGGATCAAGAATGTTTACCATCTTGTTCTTCATCAACAATCCATTTGCTTATTGGTGCTGACATAGCAGGAAAATTGATGACTGGAAAAATCCTCAATTTAACTTGTGGATTAACTGCCACTGAGACTTTGCTTGGTTGGACACTTATGGGAAGAGCACCAAGCAATTTAGACTCTATAAACATGACAGTGACAAACTTACTTATAAAAGATTGTAATATAAGTGACTTATGTAAGTTAGAAGCCATTGGAATTACTGATCCTACTGAATCGAAAAAGAAGACTGAAATGCATCAAGACATTGAGAAGGCATTTCTTCAGATCGGAATCAGAGAGAGGTACAAGGATTATCTGCGATTTTTATGGAAAACCAAAGACAAGGGAATGAAAATCTACAGACATCGTAGAGTTGTGTTTGGTGTCACCTGCAGTCCATCCCTTTTAGCGGCAACTTTGAATTGCCATCTGGAGTTGAAGATGAAAAAGAAGAGGCAGTACAACAGCAATATGTTGAACATCCTGAGCTACCAGAATCGGACGAAACGTCTCTGTCAAATCTAA
- the LOC129966893 gene encoding mediator of RNA polymerase II transcription subunit 24-like: MDTSKTRNIKSLLLQAWRERWTDVTWGYRIKSVLPRGVSGDVYDLADCILQQALVGPGPNSLFMSYLMHSLSSRVVSYGAVLSSIGRYQSFYKPYCILSLLDLLKTFQSRIGCHGNEEECIALCKAVVSITHWLYACVYHSITKLSELKQSPEHISIMEKSFEALFYFSNSTFIESLLYVGKFEDQGMYAQMLQKHKELEEKINLVPTTTNVTREIIEGALSLVNSVDNIPMMPAEQMPKSNNKIQIIASTINIMVVIDAILSPANDIGAFVNHLLMIKKLQNFKLSQLYCEIMRACLIGIADNSGTFEDDLKWFAFTFLKLPNLIVNIDAVQTDNEEDSFEKGVDLLLYYGPLLDQVDLRSNCDSLSFLSKEFCRVKLLTEPQANKLAARRQAETSKVPSQINQNQNMQGQASKPLPTKPPTPKPTPERGQASVQLVLRAEHTLKRILVSLDSDYSKIQEPLLQFLCHILPPKNFKLILAAFSATGKLNSFISKLIEYNEYNKFVSNETVKASQTRALMFDVTFLLLFYVTQYYGIDVVISNAGKKDSFFIQWITECLSEGGKFKSPDVALWRCDQENIDMLLQQFMNTDQEIKTHQVKWHEVCINAPAAAKEILLAWEHGALSTEKVKIILDHIKGQYCFLPICISAWLCNYISVLHHQERLKPINMLQQFTQPLSEPATSPGESPSGSGRQTPQMQGVDQEKNFYPQRSVLMMGIINIMMFDLHPPKQGKNRCAPLIPHGLTVKLPLGKILDEVFHEVHFRGWLDLRSIRYFDTLLCVGGARWFCDSLVRQILGYQFLKDINRAVDMITGIFYLDIEQCALALLLHVLPFYLYNEYHQEQLAEPYGTALARLTVITTYAALQSRLCSATGGIKSGCKRSYREVDIFDARDPADYNRSSKMHRSNNELLEDTPFELQSLNDEQMRNAVANPINKAIADVMRTLLVIASDATMSARSYFPIRFLEQVVLCAKDDAHMILQFMPLGLVGLLLKKYPEEFSHALILAVSSMQSPRARKVSALSLCQLTIAQNRLATNS, translated from the coding sequence aTGGATACTAGCAAGACTCGAAATATTAAGTCCCTTTTATTGCAAGCTTGGAGAGAGCGTTGGACAGATGTGACGTGGGGCTACCGAATAAAAAGTGTACTTCCAAGAGGTGTAAGTGGTGATGTTTATGATCTAGCTGACTGTATACTACAACAAGCCCTAGTTGGTCCTGGCCCAAATAGTTTGTTTATGTCCTATTTAATGCATTCCTTAAGCTCAAGAGTAGTATCCTATGGTGCTGTTTTGTCTAGCATTGGACGATATCAGAGTTTCTACAAACCATACTGCATTTTGAGTTTATTGgatcttttgaaaacttttcaatCTAGAATTGGTTGCCATGGCAATGAAGAAGAGTGTATAGCTTTATGTAAGGCTGTTGTTAGTATAACTCATTGGTTATACGCTTGTGTTTATCATTCCATAACAAAGCTAAGTGAATTGAAACAGAGCCCTGAACATATATCAATAATGGAAAAATCTTTTGAGGCTCTCTTCTATTTCAGCAATTCTACTTTCATCGAGTCTCTTTTGTATGTTGGAAAGTTTGAAGATCAGGGTATGTATGCTCAAATGCTTCAAAAACATAAAGAGCTTgaagaaaaaatcaatttagttCCCACAACAACTAATGTCACACGAGAAATCATTGAAGGAGCTTTAAGCCTTGTAAATTCTGTTGATAATATACCAATGATGCCAGCAGAACAAATGCCAAAAAGTaacaacaaaattcaaataatagctAGTACAATTAACATAATGGTTGTAATTGATGCTATTCTTAGTCCTGCAAATGATATTGGGGCATTTGTAAATCATTTactaatgattaaaaaacttcaaaattttaaattgtctcaACTTTATTGCGAAATTATGCGCGCATGTTTAATTGGAATAGCTGATAATTCGGGTACTTTTGAAGATGATTTGAAATGGTTTGCATTTACTTTTCTCAAACTGCCCAATCTGATAGTCAACATTGATGCAGTTCAAACAGATAATGAAGAAGACTCATTTGAAAAGGGTGTAGATCTGTTGTTGTATTATGGACCTCTTCTGGACCAAGTCGATTTGAGAAGTAATTGTGAtagtttatcatttttaagtaaaGAGTTCTGCAGAGTGAAACTTTTAACTGAACCCCAGGCTAACAAACTTGCAGCTCGTAGGCAAGCAGAAACTTCGAAAGTTCCATCACAGATAAATCAGAATCAAAATATGCAGGGGCAGGCAAGCAAGCCACTGCCAACCAAGCCTCCCACACCTAAACCAACTCCAGAAAGGGGGCAAGCAAGTGTTCAATTAGTTCTAAGAGCTGAACATACCTTAAAACGAATTTTAGTATCCTTGGACTctgattattcaaaaatacaagaGCCTCTGTTGCAATTTTTATGTCATATTCTTCCtcctaagaattttaaattgattttggcTGCTTTCTCTGCTACAGGAAAATTGAATTCCTTCATTTCAAAGCTCATTGagtataatgaatataataagttTGTTAGTAATGAGACTGTTAAAGCATCTCAAACAAGAGCTCTGATGTTTGATgttacttttttgttgttgttttatgtTACTCAGTATTATGGCATAGATGTGGTCATAAGCAATGCTGGGAAGAAGGACTCATTTTTTATACAGTGGATTACTGAATGCTTATCTGAAGGTGGTAAATTCAAATCCCCAGATGTAGCATTATGGAGATGTgatcaagaaaatattgataTGTTGCTTCAACAATTTATGAACACAGATCAAGAAATTAAAACTCATCAAGTGAAATGGCATGAAGTGTGTATCAATGCACCTGCAGCAGCAAAAGAAATATTGCTTGCATGGGAACATGGTGCATTATCTAcagaaaaagtcaaaataattttagatcaTATTAAAGGACAATATTGCTTTCTTCCTATTTGTATATCTGCTTGGCTTTGTAATTACATAAGTGTTCTTCACCATCAGGAGCGACTTAAGCCTATAAATATGCTTCAACAGTTTACTCAGCCTTTGTCAGAACCTGCCACATCCCCCGGGGAATCGCCATCTGGAAGTGGTCGACAAACACCTCAAATGCAGGGTGTTGATCAAGAAAAGAACTTCTATCCGCAACGTTCAGTTTTGATGATgggtattataaatataatgatgttTGATTTACATCCCCCTAAGCAAGGAAAAAATAGATGTGCCCCTTTAATACCTCATGGATTAACAGTGAAACTTCCTTTAGGCAAAATATTAGATGAGGTTTTTCATGAAGTACACTTTCGAGGATGGCTGGATTTAAGGTCTATTCGATACTTTGACACTTTATTATGTGTTGGTGGAGCACGTTGGTTCTGCGATAGTCTTGTCCGACAAATTCTTGGTTACCAGTTTCTGAAAGATATAAATCGTGCTGTGGATATGATTACTGGTATATTCTATTTAGATATAGAGCAGTGTGCTTTGGCTTTACTGTTACATGTCCTCCCATTTTATTTGTACAATGAATATCACCAAGAACAGTTGGCAGAACCTTATGGTACAGCTCTGGCTCGTTTAACAGTCATCACAACATATGCTGCTCTACAGTCAAGACTGTGTTCTGCCACTGGCGGAATTAAATCTGGCTGCAAGCGAAGTTATCGCGAGGTAGACATTTTTGATGCCAGGGATCCTGCTGATTATAATAGATCCAGTAAAATGCATCGCAGCAATAATGAGCTTCTGGAAGATACTCCATTTGAATTGCAATCTTTAAATGATGAGCAAATGCGTAATGCAGTTGCTAATCCTATCAACAAAGCTATTGCAGATGTGATGCGTACATTGTTGGTGATTGCTTCCGATGCAACAATGAGTGCAAGATCCTATTTCCCCATCCGATTTCTAGAACAAGTTGTTCTCTGTGCGAAAGATGATGCTCACATGATACTGCAGTTTATGCCACTTGGACTGGTTGgtttgcttttgaaaaaatacCCTGAAGAATTTAGTCATGCATTGATTCTTGCTGTTAGCAGCATGCAGAGTCCAAGAGCACGTAAAGTATCAGCTTTGAGTTTGTGCCAATTGACAATTGCACAAAATAGGCTTGCAACTAATAGTTAA